One Chryseobacterium indoltheticum DNA segment encodes these proteins:
- the pnuC gene encoding nicotinamide riboside transporter PnuC, which yields MNMYDLFIKPYESYTDAQIFLETFATVLGIMSVFFSIKKNIWVYPTGIISTVIYVYLLFIAGLLGDCMINLYYSIMSVYGWILWNKNSEDQIHVEVSWAKKKEWMMAAMLFILSIFLVMIIYYYKPYIDNHFSSQNIEFGFYHLDWANWLDVFTTSVFLVGMWLMAKRRIENWVFWILGDLISIPMYIYKGYGITSVQYLVFTIMAIIGYVNWKKSFKEKNTVQL from the coding sequence ATGAATATGTATGATCTTTTCATAAAACCCTACGAATCATATACTGACGCACAAATTTTTCTTGAAACTTTTGCCACTGTCTTAGGAATTATGAGTGTATTTTTTTCAATTAAAAAGAACATCTGGGTCTATCCTACAGGAATTATTTCTACCGTCATCTATGTTTACCTTCTTTTTATCGCTGGCTTGCTTGGAGATTGTATGATCAATTTATATTATTCAATAATGAGTGTTTATGGATGGATTTTGTGGAACAAAAATTCCGAAGACCAGATTCACGTAGAAGTTTCCTGGGCAAAAAAGAAAGAATGGATGATGGCGGCAATGCTTTTTATCTTAAGCATATTTTTAGTAATGATTATTTATTACTATAAACCTTACATCGATAATCATTTTTCATCACAGAATATAGAATTTGGTTTTTACCATCTGGATTGGGCAAATTGGCTGGATGTTTTTACGACTTCCGTATTTCTAGTCGGAATGTGGCTGATGGCGAAAAGACGCATTGAGAATTGGGTTTTCTGGATTTTGGGCGATCTAATTTCTATTCCTATGTATATTTATAAAGGATACGGAATAACTTCGGTTCAATATTTGGTATTTACCATAATGGCAATCATAGGATATGTCAACTGGAAAAAAAGTTTTAAAGAAAAAAATACAGTACAGTTATGA
- a CDS encoding APC family permease, with protein sequence MSNIWKTKPLGAYEADMKKSELKRVLGKWSLTAIGIGAIIGGGIFVLTGTGAYYHAGPALALSFVVAGIACIFAALCYAEFAALLPVEGSAYAYAYGTVGEVFAWLIGWGLVLEYAMGSMTVAVSWSGYFNKFLKIINVELPYYLTNDFATAKQYAVAHGLTEPNFAFNLPAFIIVLIVTSILVKGTKEAAGANNMIVILKTSVVVFVIVVGALFINMDNLTPFIPDEKMILQSDGKMGAAYGFNGIIAGAAAVFFAYIGFDAVSTQAAEAKNPRKDIPFAIITSLLVCTALYILMSLVLTGMMSYKDFGSVPDALTAPVAVAFEKATGMNWAVILITVAATIGLISVLLVMMLGQSRIFLGMAKDGLLPKMFKEIHPVRKTPYKNTILLGLIVATVAALTPISTLVHMCSFGTLFAFTMVCFAVWLLRVKKPELKRGFKTPMLPVVASLGILINIYLIINLEPSAIYMAIGWLALGLLIYFLYGRRNSVLNKGGYDEFIEK encoded by the coding sequence ATGTCAAATATTTGGAAAACAAAACCGCTCGGAGCCTATGAGGCTGATATGAAAAAGAGTGAGCTCAAAAGAGTTCTGGGGAAATGGAGCCTTACTGCCATTGGTATCGGAGCAATTATCGGAGGTGGAATTTTTGTACTTACAGGTACCGGAGCTTATTATCACGCGGGTCCTGCTTTAGCTTTATCATTCGTCGTTGCAGGTATTGCCTGTATATTTGCCGCACTCTGCTATGCAGAATTTGCTGCTTTATTACCCGTTGAAGGTTCGGCTTATGCTTATGCATACGGAACGGTAGGCGAGGTATTCGCTTGGCTTATCGGTTGGGGATTGGTGCTGGAATATGCGATGGGCTCGATGACGGTGGCTGTTTCCTGGTCGGGGTATTTCAATAAATTTTTGAAAATCATTAACGTAGAGCTTCCTTATTATCTCACCAATGATTTTGCTACAGCAAAACAATATGCAGTAGCTCATGGTTTAACAGAACCTAACTTTGCGTTTAATCTGCCAGCATTTATCATTGTTTTGATTGTTACTTCAATTTTGGTAAAAGGGACAAAAGAAGCTGCAGGGGCAAACAATATGATTGTGATTTTAAAAACTTCAGTTGTGGTTTTTGTAATCGTTGTTGGAGCTTTATTTATCAATATGGATAATCTTACACCATTTATTCCGGACGAAAAAATGATTCTTCAGTCAGATGGAAAAATGGGAGCAGCGTATGGTTTCAATGGTATTATTGCTGGCGCAGCTGCTGTTTTCTTTGCATATATTGGTTTTGATGCCGTTTCTACGCAGGCTGCAGAAGCAAAAAATCCTAGAAAAGATATCCCTTTTGCAATTATTACTTCGTTGTTGGTTTGTACAGCTTTATATATCTTAATGTCATTAGTTCTTACGGGAATGATGAGTTATAAAGATTTCGGATCGGTTCCTGATGCATTAACTGCACCTGTTGCTGTCGCTTTTGAGAAGGCTACCGGAATGAACTGGGCAGTAATCTTGATCACTGTTGCAGCAACTATTGGATTAATCTCTGTATTATTGGTAATGATGTTGGGACAGTCTAGAATTTTCTTAGGAATGGCAAAAGACGGTCTTCTTCCGAAAATGTTTAAAGAAATTCACCCGGTGAGAAAAACTCCTTATAAAAATACGATTCTTTTAGGGTTAATTGTAGCTACAGTTGCAGCACTTACACCAATCAGTACTTTGGTACATATGTGTAGTTTCGGGACTTTATTTGCATTTACAATGGTTTGTTTTGCAGTTTGGCTTTTGAGAGTAAAAAAACCGGAATTAAAAAGAGGTTTCAAAACTCCTATGCTTCCTGTTGTAGCATCATTAGGTATTTTAATCAATATTTATTTGATCATCAACTTAGAGCCTAGCGCAATCTACATGGCAATTGGCTGGTTGGCTTTAGGACTTCTAATTTACTTCTTGTACGGTAGACGAAACAGTGTTCTTAACAAAGGTGGCTATGATGAATTTATCGAAAAATAA
- a CDS encoding WD40/YVTN/BNR-like repeat-containing protein: MKKIFTLLFSTVGLLMFSQKIESFETILNDKISIRAIELYDNKVWYSGTESKFGFVDLKDHKIQKQITLSEKKLQFRTLAQNKDAFYAINIESPAHFFRIDKKDLSVVNTYTDTLKTAFYDALIFVNDEHAVTFSDPAKDLNLKLSFIMPKLNAVLDFNTLTKREGFNTIKLNEGEAAFAASNTNIAHQGTNIWIATGGKSSRIIKIDYTTFKSNVYKTPFIQGESAQGMYSIDFANEKFGVAVGGDYTKQEANVNNIATTNDGGKTWQIQASGKNAGYTTCVKIKPNSKGKEMISVGDQHISYSSDFGKTWKKISDEKGFYVCKWVDGNTVVFAGKDKISLMKLKF; this comes from the coding sequence ATGAAAAAAATATTCACTTTGTTGTTTTCCACTGTTGGTTTATTGATGTTTTCTCAAAAGATCGAAAGTTTTGAAACTATTTTAAATGATAAAATTAGCATAAGAGCAATCGAATTATATGATAACAAAGTCTGGTACAGCGGAACGGAATCTAAATTCGGTTTTGTTGATTTAAAAGATCATAAAATTCAAAAACAGATTACACTGTCTGAAAAGAAGTTACAGTTTAGAACATTAGCACAAAATAAAGATGCTTTTTACGCTATTAATATCGAAAGTCCGGCTCATTTTTTTAGAATAGATAAAAAAGACCTTTCGGTTGTAAATACTTATACAGATACCTTGAAAACGGCATTTTACGATGCATTGATTTTTGTAAATGACGAGCATGCGGTTACATTCAGTGATCCCGCAAAAGATTTGAATTTGAAATTATCTTTTATAATGCCAAAATTGAATGCTGTTTTGGATTTCAATACACTCACCAAAAGAGAAGGCTTTAATACTATAAAGTTGAATGAAGGTGAAGCGGCTTTTGCGGCAAGTAATACCAATATTGCTCATCAGGGAACTAATATCTGGATCGCAACAGGAGGTAAAAGTTCAAGAATTATTAAGATAGATTATACTACTTTCAAATCAAATGTTTATAAAACACCTTTTATTCAGGGAGAATCGGCTCAGGGAATGTATTCAATTGATTTCGCAAACGAAAAATTCGGAGTTGCAGTTGGTGGTGATTACACAAAACAGGAAGCCAATGTCAATAATATTGCAACCACAAATGACGGAGGAAAAACCTGGCAAATTCAGGCATCAGGAAAAAATGCTGGATATACAACGTGTGTAAAAATAAAACCTAATTCTAAAGGAAAGGAAATGATTTCGGTTGGAGATCAACACATCAGTTATTCTTCAGATTTCGGAAAAACGTGGAAGAAAATTTCTGATGAAAAAGGGTTTTATGTTTGCAAATGGGTTGATGGAAATACGGTTGTTTTTGCAGGAAAAGATAAAATTTCGCTTATGAAATTAAAATTTTAA
- a CDS encoding sialate O-acetylesterase, translated as MKNLKIFLLLIPAVFYTQKIRVFVLAGQSNMNGFGYNKDLPNDLKTVKDVYIFQGNSVPDGEKNGGTGKWDVLKAGNGTGFKTDGKTNTLSDRFGLEMTFAKRMKELFPNDKIALIKYAREGTSIDSLATGSFGCWDSDYHGKNGLNQYDYFLNTVKNALSEKDIDGNGKADELQMSGILWMQGEGDASYNEEIANNYYPHLKTLMNQMRAALRTDDVPVVIGKISDSGKNEKGKVWPMGELVQYAQEKFVRNDKNAAIVRSTQKYNYGNDPWHYDSAGYIDLGKNFADEVFRLIINFEKKD; from the coding sequence ATGAAAAATTTAAAAATATTTCTATTATTAATTCCTGCTGTTTTTTATACTCAGAAAATAAGGGTTTTTGTTTTGGCGGGTCAATCGAATATGAATGGCTTTGGATATAATAAAGATCTTCCCAATGATTTAAAAACAGTTAAAGATGTTTATATTTTTCAGGGAAATTCTGTTCCTGACGGAGAAAAAAATGGCGGAACAGGAAAATGGGATGTTTTGAAAGCCGGAAACGGAACCGGTTTTAAAACTGATGGAAAAACCAATACACTTTCAGACCGATTTGGTTTGGAAATGACTTTTGCCAAAAGAATGAAAGAACTCTTCCCAAACGATAAAATTGCGTTGATCAAATATGCAAGAGAGGGAACTTCAATAGACAGTCTTGCAACGGGAAGTTTCGGGTGTTGGGATTCAGATTATCACGGGAAAAATGGATTGAATCAATATGATTATTTCCTAAATACGGTAAAAAATGCTTTAAGCGAAAAAGATATTGACGGAAACGGAAAAGCAGACGAGTTACAAATGTCCGGAATTTTGTGGATGCAAGGGGAAGGTGACGCGAGCTACAACGAAGAAATTGCCAATAATTATTACCCTCATCTGAAAACTTTGATGAATCAGATGCGGGCTGCCTTACGCACCGATGACGTGCCTGTTGTGATTGGAAAAATCTCAGATTCGGGTAAGAATGAAAAAGGAAAAGTCTGGCCAATGGGAGAATTGGTACAGTATGCTCAGGAAAAATTTGTACGCAATGATAAAAACGCTGCCATTGTTCGCTCGACTCAAAAATACAATTACGGAAACGATCCATGGCATTATGACAGCGCAGGTTACATTGATTTGGGAAAGAATTTTGCGGATGAGGTATTTAGACTCATTATAAATTTCGAAAAGAAAGACTAA
- the hemN gene encoding oxygen-independent coproporphyrinogen III oxidase, with translation MNSLIDKYNIPGPRYTSYPTVPYWDESTFSPEKWKSSVIKSFNESNSAEGISIYIHLPFCEALCTFCACHKRITKQHSVEVPYLESVLKEWMLYLQLFNEKPKLKELHLGGGTPTFFSPENLKTLLQGIFDTVEIAEHPEFSFEGHPNNTTREHLQTLFDLGFRRASFGVQDYDLKVQKAINRVQPFENVKNVTEWAREIGYTSISHDLVYGLPHSNWESMALTIHKTLELKPDRLAYYSYAHVPWIKGVGQRGFDENDLPSGEEKRRLYEDGKKLLEELGYKEVGMDHFSLEEDELYKSMISGDIHRNFMGYSSSKTQLMIGLGMSSISDSWYAFAQNVKTVEEYQKIVEEGEIPVVKGHVLNEEDLSIRRHILNLMCQLETTFENKDAIPELENAFDMLQEMERDELVVINHNHIKITEKGRAFTRNVAMVFDLRMLRNKPETRIFSMTI, from the coding sequence ATGAATTCGTTAATCGATAAATATAATATTCCAGGCCCGCGTTATACGTCTTATCCCACTGTTCCATATTGGGACGAATCTACTTTTTCTCCGGAAAAGTGGAAATCAAGTGTGATAAAATCTTTTAATGAAAGCAATTCAGCAGAAGGAATTTCAATATACATTCACCTTCCTTTCTGTGAAGCATTGTGTACTTTTTGCGCTTGCCACAAACGTATTACAAAACAGCACAGTGTAGAAGTTCCTTATCTTGAAAGTGTTTTAAAAGAATGGATGCTTTATCTTCAATTATTTAATGAAAAGCCGAAGTTAAAAGAACTGCATTTAGGTGGTGGAACACCTACATTTTTTTCTCCGGAAAATCTAAAAACTTTATTGCAGGGAATTTTTGATACGGTTGAAATTGCAGAACATCCTGAATTTTCTTTTGAAGGTCACCCGAATAATACAACAAGAGAGCATCTTCAGACTTTATTCGATTTAGGATTTAGAAGAGCCAGTTTTGGGGTGCAGGATTATGATTTGAAGGTTCAGAAAGCGATTAACAGAGTTCAGCCTTTCGAAAACGTAAAAAATGTTACAGAATGGGCCAGAGAAATTGGGTATACAAGTATTTCTCACGATTTAGTTTATGGTTTGCCACATTCTAATTGGGAAAGTATGGCTCTTACCATTCATAAAACTTTAGAGCTGAAACCGGATCGTCTTGCTTATTATTCTTATGCTCATGTGCCATGGATAAAAGGAGTGGGACAAAGAGGTTTTGATGAAAACGACCTGCCAAGCGGTGAAGAGAAAAGAAGATTGTATGAAGACGGCAAAAAATTATTAGAAGAATTAGGCTATAAAGAAGTCGGGATGGATCATTTTTCTCTTGAAGAAGATGAGTTGTACAAATCTATGATTTCAGGAGATATTCATCGTAATTTCATGGGGTACTCTTCAAGCAAAACTCAATTAATGATAGGTTTAGGGATGAGTTCAATTTCAGATTCTTGGTATGCTTTTGCTCAAAACGTAAAAACCGTTGAAGAATATCAAAAAATTGTAGAAGAAGGTGAAATTCCTGTAGTGAAAGGACATGTTTTAAATGAAGAAGATTTATCGATCAGAAGACATATTCTAAATTTAATGTGCCAATTGGAAACTACTTTTGAAAATAAAGATGCCATTCCGGAGCTTGAAAATGCTTTTGATATGCTTCAGGAAATGGAACGCGATGAATTGGTTGTAATTAATCATAATCATATAAAAATCACAGAAAAAGGAAGGGCTTTCACAAGAAATGTAGCCATGGTTTTCGATCTCAGAATGTTGAGAAACAAACCTGAAACCAGAATTTTTTCGATGACAATATAA
- a CDS encoding T9SS type A sorting domain-containing protein yields the protein MGVQDATFSQIRVYPNPASERIFVEGLKDKNSVAEIFSTEGRKVLDETKFDFENSINITGIPAGVYYINIKSGDLKSYSQKIIIK from the coding sequence TTGGGAGTACAGGATGCTACATTCAGCCAGATCAGAGTTTACCCAAATCCTGCATCAGAAAGAATTTTTGTGGAAGGCTTGAAAGATAAGAATAGCGTTGCCGAAATTTTCAGTACTGAAGGAAGAAAAGTTTTGGACGAAACAAAATTCGATTTTGAAAACAGTATCAACATTACAGGAATTCCTGCAGGAGTTTATTACATCAACATTAAATCTGGAGATTTGAAATCTTACAGCCAGAAAATAATTATTAAATAG
- a CDS encoding PQQ-dependent sugar dehydrogenase has translation MKRPLLLLALLSSLIVQSQSFVLEEFASGLTSPVEITNANDSRLFVVQQNGIIKIIQPNGTVNAADFLNISSKVTFNGERGLLGLAFHPQYLTNGYFFVYYNNTAGNIIVARYSVNSTNPNTADPNSEKIILNIPKPFDNHNGGSIHFAPDGNLWIVTGDGGSSGDPNNNAQNKNSLLGKLLRLDINSTGPYNIPAGNPFVGINGADEIWSYGLRNAWKFSFDLITGNAMIADVGQGLFEEINRMPITQAGINYGWRCYEGNNTYNATGCAASSTMTFPVAVYDHSGNKCSITGGYVYRGTQNPGLQGKYFFADYCSSQIGMMDANNSISWTTPFTGNNFQLSDKTILTNFM, from the coding sequence ATGAAAAGACCATTACTTTTATTAGCATTATTATCTTCCTTAATCGTACAATCTCAAAGTTTTGTACTGGAAGAATTCGCAAGTGGGCTTACGAGTCCTGTAGAGATCACCAACGCAAATGACAGCCGTCTTTTCGTAGTACAACAGAATGGAATTATTAAGATTATACAACCCAACGGAACCGTGAATGCTGCAGACTTTCTTAATATAAGCAGCAAAGTTACATTCAACGGAGAAAGAGGACTTTTAGGTCTGGCTTTTCATCCACAATATTTGACTAACGGATATTTTTTCGTGTACTACAACAATACAGCAGGAAATATTATCGTAGCAAGATATTCTGTGAATTCTACCAATCCGAATACCGCCGATCCTAATTCAGAAAAGATTATTTTAAACATTCCAAAACCTTTTGATAACCATAATGGTGGAAGTATTCATTTTGCTCCCGACGGAAATTTGTGGATTGTAACGGGAGACGGCGGAAGTAGCGGCGACCCGAATAATAATGCACAAAACAAAAATTCATTGTTAGGAAAGCTGTTAAGATTGGATATTAATTCTACGGGACCATACAATATTCCCGCAGGAAATCCTTTTGTGGGAATTAATGGCGCAGATGAAATTTGGTCTTATGGACTAAGAAATGCATGGAAATTTTCTTTTGACTTAATTACCGGAAATGCAATGATAGCTGATGTAGGACAAGGTCTTTTTGAGGAAATCAACCGGATGCCAATTACGCAGGCAGGAATCAATTACGGATGGAGATGTTACGAAGGAAATAACACTTATAACGCAACCGGATGTGCCGCTTCTTCTACAATGACTTTTCCAGTGGCCGTTTACGATCATTCCGGAAACAAATGTTCGATTACCGGAGGCTATGTTTATCGGGGAACACAAAACCCGGGTCTGCAAGGAAAATATTTTTTTGCAGACTATTGTTCTTCACAAATCGGTATGATGGATGCAAACAACTCAATTTCCTGGACTACCCCTTTTACCGGCAATAATTTTCAACTTTCGGACAAAACAATCTTAACGAACTTTATGTAG
- the secD gene encoding protein translocase subunit SecD — protein MQGKGLITIVAIVLGLICLNELLPTWYAGKIESQIEAANGNEKEIQRLKDETLNLGFTELSYAKAKDKEMKLGLDLKGGINVLLEINQRDLVNDLTNYSTNPILIEALNRTDEAQKNSTKSYIDNFFVEFDAVNKAKGANLKLADPEIFGNTNLSEIKFNTTDDQVKSIVKKRIDLSVGTAFEVIRTRIDKLGAIQPNVQRVPGTARISVEMPGMKDIDKVKKMLQTSAKLQFWEIQQFAEVAPYFQTLSATVAAKGDSMGVAKNVNFLNLMQGGKSGTMSSVGSVKLTDTAKVNKILNSKIAQSLRPANIKYTQFMWGYKPESTDEKSLVLYAIRGNINQKAPVDGAVETASIGYDELSRVVVDMQMDSKGAKDWKTLTEKNVGKPVAVTLDNRVYTAPNVQGAIPNGRTQISGNFSQEEAKELVDVLGAGKLPAGAKVVQATQVGPSLGQESIDAGVLSFSIAFLIIIAYIIFYYGLAGVYAVIAMIINLFYIFGIMDSGDFTLTLPGIAGIVLSMAMAVDTNVIIYERTKEELFAGKNILEAYKDGFKHALNAIIDGHLTMILTAVVLFFFGTGPIKGFALTLLIGAVMTLFTSILLSRVMIFHRLNKGKSLSVWTPPTKNLFRNTWIDFIGKRKYSYILSAILTVISLGSIFVNGFKFGIDFTGGRNYVVRFDKEVNAEDIENGLVKVFTTQDGKNSSVEAKTFGNNNQLKISTDYLINDESLKADQTIEQKLFEGLKPNLPAKMTLEEFKSADTDHAGIISSEKVGPSVADDIQTHGTLAVVAALAGIFLYILVRFRKWQFSLGAVAALLHDAIIILGAFSLFHSVMPFNMEVNQDFIAAILTVLGYSINDTVIIFDRIREYLREKKALTLSGLFDDAISSTLGRTFNTTFATLLVILAIFIFGGDNLRGFMFALLIGIGFGAYSSIFIASAIAYDFLKSGKEEDVHGKSSTDKELLATK, from the coding sequence ATGCAAGGAAAAGGACTTATTACAATTGTTGCTATTGTACTAGGGTTAATTTGCTTAAATGAGCTATTACCAACCTGGTACGCCGGCAAAATTGAATCGCAAATCGAAGCTGCGAACGGAAACGAGAAAGAAATTCAGAGATTAAAGGATGAAACTTTAAATCTTGGGTTTACAGAACTTTCTTATGCTAAGGCAAAAGACAAAGAAATGAAGCTAGGTCTTGACCTGAAAGGGGGGATCAACGTTCTTTTGGAAATCAATCAGAGAGATTTGGTGAATGATTTAACTAATTATTCTACCAATCCTATTCTTATTGAGGCTCTGAACAGAACAGATGAAGCTCAGAAAAACTCTACAAAATCTTATATCGACAATTTCTTTGTTGAGTTTGATGCCGTAAACAAAGCAAAAGGCGCAAACCTTAAACTTGCAGATCCTGAAATCTTCGGAAATACTAATCTTTCTGAGATTAAATTCAACACCACTGATGATCAGGTAAAAAGCATTGTTAAAAAAAGAATTGATCTTTCTGTAGGTACAGCTTTTGAAGTAATCAGAACCAGAATTGATAAATTAGGAGCTATCCAGCCAAACGTACAGAGAGTTCCGGGAACGGCAAGAATCTCTGTAGAAATGCCGGGTATGAAAGATATCGATAAGGTTAAAAAGATGCTTCAGACTTCTGCAAAACTTCAGTTTTGGGAAATACAGCAGTTTGCTGAGGTTGCACCTTATTTCCAGACTTTAAGTGCTACAGTTGCTGCAAAAGGTGACTCTATGGGAGTTGCTAAAAATGTGAACTTCTTAAACTTAATGCAAGGAGGGAAATCAGGAACCATGAGCTCTGTAGGAAGTGTGAAATTGACAGATACTGCAAAAGTAAACAAGATATTAAACAGTAAAATTGCACAGTCTTTACGTCCTGCAAATATAAAATATACCCAGTTTATGTGGGGTTACAAGCCTGAATCTACGGATGAAAAAAGCTTAGTCCTATATGCTATAAGAGGTAATATCAACCAAAAAGCTCCGGTAGACGGTGCTGTAGAAACTGCAAGTATCGGTTACGATGAGTTGAGCAGAGTAGTGGTAGATATGCAAATGGATTCTAAAGGTGCTAAAGATTGGAAAACGCTTACCGAGAAAAACGTAGGAAAACCAGTTGCTGTAACTTTAGATAACAGAGTATATACTGCGCCAAATGTACAGGGTGCAATTCCTAACGGTAGAACACAGATCTCTGGTAACTTCTCTCAGGAAGAAGCTAAAGAATTGGTAGACGTTTTAGGAGCTGGTAAATTACCTGCAGGTGCAAAAGTAGTACAAGCTACACAAGTAGGTCCGTCTTTAGGACAGGAGTCTATTGATGCGGGAGTTTTATCATTCTCTATTGCGTTCTTAATTATTATTGCATACATCATTTTCTACTACGGTTTAGCAGGAGTTTATGCGGTAATTGCAATGATTATCAACTTATTCTATATTTTCGGAATTATGGATTCCGGAGACTTTACTTTAACGCTTCCAGGTATTGCGGGTATTGTACTTTCAATGGCGATGGCGGTAGATACCAACGTAATTATTTACGAAAGGACGAAAGAAGAATTATTTGCAGGAAAAAACATTCTTGAAGCTTACAAGGATGGTTTCAAACATGCATTAAATGCAATTATAGATGGTCACTTAACGATGATTTTGACGGCGGTAGTATTATTCTTCTTCGGAACAGGTCCTATCAAAGGATTTGCATTGACGTTGTTGATTGGTGCTGTAATGACATTGTTTACATCAATCTTACTTTCAAGAGTAATGATTTTCCATAGATTAAATAAAGGTAAAAGTCTTTCAGTTTGGACGCCTCCAACGAAAAACTTATTCAGAAATACCTGGATCGATTTTATTGGAAAAAGAAAATATTCATATATCCTTTCTGCAATCTTAACGGTAATTTCTTTAGGATCAATTTTTGTTAATGGATTTAAATTTGGTATCGATTTTACAGGAGGTAGAAACTACGTTGTAAGATTTGACAAAGAAGTAAATGCAGAAGATATTGAAAATGGTTTAGTTAAAGTTTTCACAACTCAGGATGGTAAAAATTCTTCTGTTGAAGCTAAAACTTTTGGAAACAACAATCAGCTGAAAATCTCTACAGATTATCTTATCAATGACGAATCATTGAAAGCTGACCAGACTATTGAGCAAAAATTATTTGAAGGTTTAAAACCAAATCTTCCTGCAAAAATGACTCTAGAAGAATTTAAATCTGCAGATACAGATCACGCAGGTATTATTTCTTCAGAAAAAGTGGGGCCTTCTGTTGCTGATGATATTCAGACACACGGTACTCTTGCAGTTGTTGCTGCTTTGGCAGGTATTTTCCTATATATTTTGGTGAGATTTAGAAAATGGCAGTTTTCATTGGGTGCTGTTGCGGCACTATTACATGATGCGATCATTATTTTGGGTGCGTTCTCGCTATTCCATTCTGTAATGCCTTTCAATATGGAGGTTAATCAGGATTTCATCGCGGCAATTCTTACCGTATTGGGTTACTCAATCAATGATACTGTAATTATCTTCGATAGAATTAGAGAATATCTTAGAGAGAAGAAAGCGCTTACTTTATCAGGATTGTTTGATGATGCTATTTCAAGTACTTTAGGTAGAACGTTCAACACTACATTTGCTACATTACTTGTAATTCTTGCTATCTTCATCTTTGGTGGAGACAACTTGAGAGGATTTATGTTTGCATTATTAATCGGTATCGGTTTTGGTGCATACTCATCCATCTTTATCGCATCGGCAATCGCATACGATTTCCTTAAATCAGGAAAAGAAGAAGACGTACACGGTAAATCTTCTACAGATAAAGAATTACTTGCTACAAAGTAA